A window of the Fibrobacter sp. UWH4 genome harbors these coding sequences:
- a CDS encoding DUF2612 domain-containing protein, producing MVVRKELWNEIRELVLEEYRESHNLLGIIRAVVENCVQYIEDAAVSLQGVASVENASGEWLDLLGKIVGLERNPGESDESFRSRILEYAKVNNAGTIDYLISNAIDKSGDPAPQYMDEVPLTFFVYTPNGRQLLRSTVKRLAPAGVLGLPGAAVEMGDGSLLADANGKLFLMVAEDSHVGESYQLVTEEGESILTETGENLVTE from the coding sequence ATGGTCGTGCGCAAGGAACTTTGGAACGAAATCAGGGAGCTGGTCCTTGAGGAGTACCGGGAAAGCCACAACCTTCTCGGCATAATCAGGGCCGTCGTTGAAAATTGTGTCCAGTACATCGAGGATGCCGCCGTTTCGTTACAGGGCGTTGCCAGCGTTGAAAATGCCTCTGGCGAATGGCTTGACTTGTTGGGAAAAATAGTCGGCCTCGAACGCAATCCGGGGGAATCCGACGAGTCGTTCCGTTCGCGGATTCTTGAATATGCGAAAGTGAACAACGCAGGTACGATTGATTACCTTATTTCCAATGCAATCGACAAGTCGGGCGATCCTGCACCGCAGTACATGGACGAAGTTCCGCTGACATTTTTCGTGTACACTCCGAACGGAAGGCAGCTGTTACGTAGTACGGTTAAGAGGCTGGCCCCTGCAGGGGTGCTGGGGTTGCCCGGTGCGGCCGTTGAAATGGGTGACGGCTCGCTTCTGGCGGATGCAAACGGCAAGCTGTTCCTGATGGTGGCCGAAGACAGCCATGTCGGCGAAAGTTATCAGCTTGTTACCGAAGAGGGCGAATCCATTCTTACCGAAACTGGAGAAAATCTCGTTACAGAATAG